A genomic segment from Paenibacillus sp. FSL K6-1096 encodes:
- a CDS encoding WYL domain-containing protein gives MARESFDKEIQFLRLLSLAGGAYSRQQFAERLGISVHTYDKTLRNLKEMVTVLQQDLPAEQGTELSEWLRYNYYESADPLLLFLFRAKSLKETESIRLTLLLTALQAQELTAKELHDGCCDQMPADSPLPDEKTIRGDLKYLEEVGVIVRVNDKRPYRYKAANDLLDQLTDDELLDLFDYVDVIANTQIPSVQGYLLRDNLKKALRIRGMNPEATETHRYKYHYHSRILDEAHLYTIHGAIQQRRRISFLYLSPKKGMNYTSQNTNPLFARESAGVSDSLLPLRVVYDHQYGRWYLIGYHSRTGIKKLRMDGLTQIEEGEPVEEEEFAQRLQQLELQMKHSWVTDTNRAVKVAVRFFNPRRSGANFIRERVEAQGQWGVITEESDTTFLYEITVNEIFEIKPWLRSFGSSCEILEPRWLRKQFIEEWKEMKSYYESF, from the coding sequence ATGGCCAGAGAAAGCTTCGATAAAGAAATACAGTTTCTTCGCTTATTGTCGTTAGCCGGGGGCGCTTACAGCAGGCAGCAGTTCGCCGAGCGGCTCGGCATTTCCGTACATACCTATGACAAAACGCTGCGCAATCTCAAGGAGATGGTGACGGTCCTGCAGCAGGACCTGCCTGCTGAGCAAGGCACCGAGCTGTCCGAGTGGCTCCGCTACAATTACTATGAGTCCGCCGACCCGCTGCTCCTGTTTCTGTTCCGGGCGAAATCGCTAAAGGAAACGGAGAGCATCCGGCTGACGCTGCTGTTAACCGCACTTCAAGCGCAGGAGCTGACGGCCAAGGAGCTGCATGACGGCTGCTGTGACCAGATGCCTGCCGATTCGCCGCTGCCGGACGAGAAGACGATCCGGGGAGACCTGAAATACCTGGAGGAGGTCGGCGTAATTGTACGGGTGAATGACAAACGTCCCTACCGGTACAAGGCAGCCAATGATCTGCTGGACCAGTTGACGGATGACGAGCTGCTCGACCTGTTCGATTATGTGGATGTGATCGCCAATACGCAGATTCCGTCTGTTCAGGGTTACCTGCTGCGTGACAACCTGAAGAAGGCGCTGCGGATACGGGGGATGAATCCCGAGGCTACAGAGACCCACCGCTACAAATACCATTACCATTCAAGGATTCTGGATGAGGCCCATCTCTATACGATCCACGGGGCGATTCAGCAACGCCGGAGAATTAGCTTCCTCTACCTGTCGCCCAAAAAAGGCATGAACTACACCTCCCAGAACACCAATCCCCTGTTCGCGCGGGAATCGGCGGGTGTCAGCGACAGCCTGCTTCCGCTTCGTGTCGTCTACGATCATCAGTATGGGCGCTGGTATCTGATCGGCTATCATAGCCGGACAGGGATTAAGAAATTACGGATGGACGGCCTAACCCAGATTGAAGAAGGTGAGCCTGTAGAGGAAGAGGAATTTGCACAGCGGCTTCAGCAGTTGGAGCTCCAGATGAAGCATAGCTGGGTAACCGATACTAACCGTGCGGTCAAGGTCGCCGTCCGGTTCTTTAACCCCAGACGGTCCGGGGCCAACTTCATCCGGGAGCGGGTCGAGGCGCAGGGGCAGTGGGGCGTGATTACAGAGGAATCCGATACGACCTTCCTGTATGAGATTACGGTGAATGAGATTTTTGAGATCAAGCCGTGGCTGCGGAGCTTCGGCTCCAGCTGCGAGATTCTGGAGCCCCGCTGGCTGCGTAAGCAGTTCATTGAGGAATGGAAGG
- a CDS encoding nucleotidyltransferase domain-containing protein — MNPINTLIHEQLKQVEQEEQVTILYACESGSRAWGFPSQDSDYDVRFIYLHKPEWYLSIWDTRDVIERPINNMLDLSGWDLRKALRLFRKSNPPLLEWLQSPIQYAEKFSVAEQLRGISPYTFSPKSCMYHYLNMARGNYRDYLQGEQVKIKKYFYVLRPVLACEWIHRYGEMPPMEFEVLVDRLIPRNGPLWPVVQQLLARKRSGEELDLEPRLSAINEYLEEQLQALEKTAAAYLSTKGDNRDRQLDALFRDALQEVWGLNL; from the coding sequence ATGAATCCTATAAATACGCTCATCCATGAGCAATTGAAGCAGGTTGAACAAGAGGAGCAAGTGACGATCCTCTATGCGTGCGAGTCTGGCAGCCGGGCATGGGGCTTCCCCTCGCAGGACAGCGATTACGATGTGCGGTTCATCTACCTGCATAAGCCGGAGTGGTATTTATCGATCTGGGATACACGAGATGTCATAGAGCGTCCAATTAATAATATGCTGGATTTAAGCGGCTGGGATCTGCGCAAAGCGCTGAGACTGTTCCGCAAATCCAACCCGCCGCTGCTGGAGTGGCTGCAATCCCCGATCCAGTATGCTGAGAAGTTTAGTGTGGCGGAGCAGCTCAGGGGGATCTCGCCGTATACCTTTTCCCCGAAATCCTGTATGTACCACTACCTGAATATGGCCAGAGGGAACTACCGCGATTACCTGCAAGGGGAGCAGGTCAAGATCAAGAAATATTTCTACGTGCTGCGCCCGGTGCTGGCCTGTGAGTGGATTCACCGGTACGGGGAGATGCCGCCGATGGAATTCGAGGTGCTGGTGGACCGGCTGATTCCAAGAAACGGCCCGCTGTGGCCGGTGGTGCAGCAACTGCTGGCCCGGAAGCGGTCAGGAGAGGAGCTTGACCTGGAGCCGCGGCTTAGTGCGATTAATGAGTATCTGGAAGAGCAATTGCAAGCGCTGGAGAAGACAGCAGCGGCATACCTGAGTACCAAGGGGGACAATCGGGACCGGCAGCTTGATGCTCTTTTCCGGGATGCTTTGCAGGAAGTGTGGGGACTGAATTTGTAG
- a CDS encoding class I SAM-dependent methyltransferase codes for MAIIQLRSTNPQLSFIIRKNPQSGMQLRPVRQGIAYGWYSDETTYNVYFKDADNEISYKKNEGESFEYLNVSRYNTPLFPLNAVNEFFSAPFKALDDRDAEGYEHSWYIQMIHVERLHYIKFFAQHLKDYTFKLEHQAHKSYSLTITTRKSLYHLLHVVSVLSLFLSIFGDEYIDISDRILEKYIPSLSVMDAPFYIRSLFARSLLKTREQFRRYKAAIEHTELYSIGLEYGSTAMQRRTYISGLLSFDKPILDVGCGEGFYAIPYAGKIEGTYYAVDINEELLEAVNRKAKAKDIDNIATFRSLEHFLESYNGEQVDVILTEVVEHMSEAEAAALIRQIIREVDFGQLIVTTPNADFNPYYELEGFRHEDHKWEKGQAAFQEWLTATLQGLDVEIEFSLVGDRVGEIRTTQSAIVRRQEG; via the coding sequence ATGGCTATTATACAACTGAGATCAACGAACCCGCAGCTGAGCTTCATCATCCGCAAGAATCCGCAGAGCGGGATGCAGCTGCGCCCGGTCCGCCAGGGTATCGCCTACGGCTGGTATTCGGATGAGACCACTTATAATGTGTATTTTAAGGACGCTGACAATGAAATCTCCTATAAAAAGAACGAAGGCGAGAGCTTCGAGTACCTCAATGTCTCCCGCTATAACACTCCGCTGTTCCCGCTGAATGCGGTGAATGAGTTCTTCTCGGCCCCGTTCAAGGCGCTGGATGATCGCGATGCGGAAGGGTATGAGCATTCTTGGTACATCCAGATGATTCACGTCGAGCGTCTGCATTATATAAAGTTCTTCGCGCAGCATCTGAAGGACTACACGTTCAAGCTGGAGCATCAGGCGCATAAGAGCTACTCCCTAACCATTACTACGCGCAAAAGCCTCTACCACCTCCTGCATGTGGTCAGCGTACTGTCGTTGTTCCTATCGATCTTCGGGGACGAATATATCGATATCTCCGACCGGATTCTGGAGAAGTATATCCCCAGCCTGAGCGTGATGGATGCGCCATTCTATATCCGCAGCCTGTTCGCCCGGAGCCTCTTGAAGACCCGCGAGCAGTTCAGACGGTATAAGGCCGCCATTGAACATACGGAGCTGTATTCGATCGGGCTGGAGTATGGAAGTACCGCCATGCAGCGGCGCACATATATCTCGGGATTGCTTTCATTCGATAAGCCCATCCTGGATGTCGGCTGCGGGGAAGGCTTCTACGCTATTCCGTATGCCGGGAAGATCGAGGGCACCTATTACGCAGTGGATATCAACGAGGAGCTGCTGGAGGCCGTGAACCGCAAGGCAAAAGCCAAGGACATCGACAACATCGCGACCTTCCGCTCGCTGGAGCATTTCCTGGAGTCGTACAACGGGGAGCAGGTGGATGTCATTTTGACTGAGGTAGTGGAGCATATGAGCGAGGCAGAAGCAGCGGCGCTAATCCGCCAGATCATTCGTGAGGTGGACTTCGGGCAGCTGATCGTGACCACGCCGAATGCGGATTTCAACCCATACTATGAGCTGGAAGGCTTCCGGCATGAGGATCATAAGTGGGAAAAGGGTCAGGCGGCGTTCCAGGAGTGGCTGACTGCTACACTGCAAGGACTGGATGTGGAGATCGAATTCTCACTGGTAGGCGACCGGGTAGGCGAGATCCGCACCACACAGAGCGCCATTGTGCGCAGACAGGAGGGATAA
- a CDS encoding metallophosphoesterase: MDIQTKVHTIFMLVGATECGKSTFAKEVLIPQLKLSDSATGLRTNVQYLSSDMIRQEILGYDYDKYDQVMLEASSHTFALLFERLKRVTSWPINAEFVILDTIGLAEDYRSKVRAIAQENNYNVEVILFDYRKREDYYASERSKKLISSHLNRLRREVLPVLSREGYGSVHKVRAKDFLLEGLEGTEGTGKKQPNPDYRVHIQDWEAYAAAVLPQDQEYIVVGDVHECVQELQGLLRSYGYKIEEGKLSVTDKLKNTRIILAGDWIDKGKQTREIIEFLYNNQEHFLFVMGNHENFVYKYLRGEIKGVEPELLRSYFDSTQVLQEDEELFRQFSVLVERAKPFYRYIGMHGPSFYVTHAPCRNKYIGKLDTNSLRHQRNFRLDRESAYEPQLEFLKEEAEGNHPFHLFGHIAAKQTFRIKNKLHLDTGAVQGNGLTSVRISFKPFYKSHKSQQPLLQEELPVLFREEHKVSLQELDTESMRRLHYSSQNKVNFISGTMSPADKDEATGELESLRKGLDYYAGRGISEVVLQPKYMGSRCTVYLYRDVEHCYAVSRNGYKVKAVDLTPVYEGLLERFGTYMVEQGIRVLLLDGELLPWKALGEGLIERQFEPIGRALENELAFLREHGFEESLGELIQVYEASGFEQDQHHLTKEALNKSYGAHVYQTFKHVRSIRDSYVGLDQRDEAYRVYKQQLELYAGDAELDYKPFAILKEVLESGEERLPEGVTSEQYRFLNDDEILVLDLQKPEAYSLAEEYFAAITVEQKMEGIVIKPEQEQPGVVPYLKVRNPGYLSIIYGYDYRFPHKYAKLLKQKNIVPKLRTSLAEHRLGKQLLEVKLEEISADNDTYKQIAANLLFEVKKEQEIDPRL, encoded by the coding sequence ATGGACATTCAGACGAAGGTACACACGATATTCATGCTGGTTGGCGCGACGGAGTGCGGGAAGTCTACTTTTGCCAAGGAAGTGCTGATCCCCCAGCTTAAGCTTTCGGACAGCGCCACAGGTCTGCGCACGAATGTGCAGTATCTGTCCTCGGATATGATCCGTCAGGAGATCCTGGGCTATGATTACGATAAATACGACCAGGTGATGCTGGAGGCCAGCTCACATACATTCGCGCTGTTGTTCGAGCGGCTGAAGCGGGTCACCTCCTGGCCGATTAATGCCGAGTTTGTCATTCTGGATACGATTGGCCTCGCCGAAGACTACCGCAGCAAGGTGCGGGCGATTGCCCAGGAGAATAACTATAACGTTGAAGTGATTCTGTTCGATTACCGTAAGCGGGAGGATTATTATGCCTCGGAGCGCTCGAAGAAGCTGATTTCCAGCCACCTGAACCGGCTGCGCCGAGAAGTGCTGCCTGTGCTGTCCCGCGAGGGCTACGGTAGTGTTCATAAGGTGCGCGCGAAGGATTTTCTGCTGGAAGGTCTGGAAGGTACTGAAGGTACGGGGAAAAAGCAGCCGAACCCGGATTACCGGGTGCATATTCAGGACTGGGAGGCGTATGCCGCTGCGGTGCTTCCGCAGGATCAGGAATACATTGTGGTCGGAGACGTACACGAATGTGTTCAGGAGCTGCAAGGCCTGCTGCGCAGCTACGGTTACAAGATCGAGGAAGGGAAGCTAAGCGTTACGGATAAGCTGAAAAATACACGGATCATCCTGGCGGGCGACTGGATCGATAAGGGTAAGCAGACCCGGGAGATCATAGAGTTCCTGTATAACAATCAGGAGCATTTCCTGTTCGTCATGGGCAACCATGAGAACTTCGTCTACAAGTATCTGCGCGGGGAGATCAAGGGGGTCGAGCCGGAGCTGTTGAGAAGTTATTTTGACTCCACTCAGGTGTTACAGGAGGACGAGGAGCTGTTCCGACAATTCTCCGTGCTGGTGGAGAGGGCGAAGCCTTTTTACCGTTATATCGGGATGCACGGCCCTTCCTTCTATGTGACGCATGCGCCTTGCCGCAACAAGTATATCGGGAAGCTGGATACGAACTCGCTGCGCCATCAGCGCAACTTCCGGCTGGACCGTGAATCTGCTTACGAGCCGCAGCTTGAATTCCTGAAGGAGGAAGCGGAGGGGAACCATCCGTTTCACCTGTTCGGCCATATTGCGGCGAAGCAGACGTTCCGGATCAAGAACAAGCTTCATCTCGACACGGGGGCTGTGCAGGGGAACGGGCTGACCTCGGTCCGCATCTCCTTCAAGCCGTTCTACAAAAGCCATAAATCCCAGCAGCCTCTACTGCAGGAGGAGTTGCCGGTCCTCTTCCGCGAGGAGCACAAGGTCTCTCTGCAGGAGCTGGATACGGAGTCCATGCGCAGACTGCACTATTCCTCACAGAATAAGGTCAACTTCATCTCCGGGACGATGTCGCCGGCGGATAAGGATGAAGCAACGGGCGAGCTGGAGTCGCTGCGCAAGGGCTTGGACTATTACGCCGGACGCGGGATATCCGAGGTGGTCCTTCAGCCTAAATACATGGGCTCCCGCTGCACGGTGTATCTGTACCGGGACGTAGAGCATTGCTATGCGGTTAGCCGTAACGGTTATAAGGTCAAAGCTGTCGATCTGACGCCGGTTTACGAAGGGCTGCTGGAGCGGTTCGGAACGTATATGGTGGAGCAAGGTATCCGTGTGCTGCTGCTGGACGGGGAGCTTTTGCCCTGGAAGGCGCTGGGGGAAGGGCTGATCGAACGCCAATTCGAGCCGATTGGGCGGGCGCTGGAGAATGAGCTTGCGTTCCTTAGAGAGCACGGGTTCGAGGAATCGCTCGGTGAGCTGATCCAGGTGTATGAAGCCAGCGGGTTCGAGCAGGACCAGCATCATCTGACCAAAGAAGCGCTTAACAAGAGCTACGGCGCGCATGTGTACCAGACGTTTAAGCATGTGCGCAGCATCCGGGACTCTTACGTGGGGCTTGACCAGCGGGATGAAGCATACCGGGTGTATAAGCAGCAGCTGGAGCTGTACGCCGGGGATGCGGAGCTGGACTATAAGCCATTTGCCATCCTAAAAGAGGTGCTGGAGAGCGGGGAGGAACGGCTGCCTGAGGGGGTAACCTCGGAGCAGTACCGCTTCCTGAATGACGATGAGATTCTGGTGCTGGACCTGCAGAAGCCGGAGGCTTACAGCCTGGCTGAGGAATATTTCGCCGCTATTACGGTTGAGCAGAAGATGGAAGGCATCGTCATCAAGCCGGAGCAGGAGCAGCCGGGAGTGGTGCCTTACCTGAAGGTCCGCAATCCGGGGTACCTGTCGATCATCTATGGCTACGATTACCGGTTCCCGCACAAATATGCCAAGCTGCTGAAGCAGAAGAACATCGTGCCGAAGCTGCGGACATCCTTAGCCGAGCACCGGCTGGGCAAGCAGCTGCTGGAGGTCAAGCTGGAGGAGATCTCAGCGGACAACGACACCTACAAGCAGATTGCCGCGAACCTGCTGTTCGAGGTGAAGAAGGAGCAGGAGATCGATCCAAGGCTATAA
- a CDS encoding radical SAM protein encodes MKLNLFTTNTCNLNCNYCYEGDKNKNRMTKETGKQIIDFFWDKDKDGIFNINFHGGEPLIEFELIKYLVEYINEKRKLTNPDFRLEFSMTTNGTLLTQEIADFLHAHQFILRLSLDGNEQAHNLHRRTFNNKGSFEQVLQGAGYLRNAGADFTVRMTVTPENVVYLTDSVEWLIANHFLKINIIADSFANWDDQFERLTASFERIKEFYLIERPVSNLKINLFDGKFSCYMLDSPPLFCNAGFGSFSLSTSGEIYPCVYVVDQEEYCIGDIFRGISPLKRKTCIESSLLRENGCGDCSIQGFCHARKCGFLNLVTNGYLDRPNPFLCKHEQVLYSMQSEVVEQLYQNGDQQIHWMFDKLKTMPELKVNQKIEKYIRGEERVY; translated from the coding sequence ATGAAGTTAAATCTCTTTACCACGAATACCTGCAATTTAAATTGCAATTATTGTTATGAAGGTGACAAGAATAAGAACCGGATGACCAAAGAAACAGGCAAGCAGATTATAGACTTTTTTTGGGACAAAGATAAAGATGGTATTTTTAACATTAATTTTCATGGCGGAGAACCGCTTATCGAATTTGAGCTCATTAAGTATCTGGTTGAATACATAAACGAAAAAAGAAAATTAACCAACCCGGATTTCCGGCTGGAATTCTCAATGACGACTAATGGCACGCTGTTGACCCAAGAGATTGCCGATTTCCTGCATGCTCATCAATTTATATTGCGGCTGAGCCTGGATGGAAATGAACAAGCACATAACCTGCATAGAAGAACTTTTAATAATAAAGGATCATTTGAGCAAGTTCTCCAAGGTGCCGGCTATCTCCGAAACGCAGGAGCAGATTTCACAGTACGCATGACCGTTACTCCGGAGAATGTAGTCTACCTTACGGATAGTGTGGAGTGGTTAATCGCTAATCATTTTCTGAAAATCAATATTATTGCCGACTCCTTCGCCAACTGGGATGACCAGTTTGAACGCCTTACTGCTTCGTTTGAGCGGATTAAAGAGTTTTACCTGATAGAGAGACCCGTGAGTAACCTGAAGATTAATCTATTTGACGGCAAATTCTCTTGTTATATGCTGGATTCCCCTCCATTGTTCTGCAATGCGGGGTTTGGCAGCTTCTCGTTAAGCACCTCGGGGGAGATCTATCCATGCGTGTATGTGGTGGATCAGGAAGAGTATTGTATCGGTGATATCTTCCGCGGCATCTCCCCTTTGAAACGCAAAACTTGTATTGAATCCTCGTTGCTCAGAGAGAACGGGTGCGGTGACTGCAGCATACAGGGCTTTTGTCATGCCAGGAAGTGCGGGTTCCTGAACTTGGTGACAAATGGATACCTGGACCGGCCGAATCCATTTTTGTGTAAGCATGAGCAGGTGTTATACAGCATGCAATCTGAAGTGGTTGAGCAACTATATCAGAACGGGGATCAGCAGATCCATTGGATGTTCGATAAGCTCAAAACTATGCCAGAGCTAAAGGTAAATCAGAAGATTGAAAAATACATCCGTGGAGAGGAACGAGTCTATTGA
- a CDS encoding radical SAM protein translates to MTGNPFKVGLVVPLFCPTHEFSDMVVEYLGFGYIASYLRQFGVSVEIIEPFVERLSIEEVAERISHGKFDFLGFTLMSSDYFRGMRSILDQLSGADLENVHINVGGYYATFFRDQILQREARVHSLTLGEGERTIKELIERLKENASIKDVAGLLYRREDGIVLSSGDRRLMSAEELNELPFPARDHIDIILQRKGRIQVNSSRGCFGQCTFCAVHSYYDQQQGMKWRGRSAENVVQEIEHLVTTYGVKYIHFSDEEFVGPGIRGQERARQIAQLLLDKNLHIKFSLYCRADSVDPETFQLLAQAGLESIFLGVEFGVQSTLNDYRKGITVDQIKKALSILNGLKIRINVGFMMFEPLSTVESFRENMKFCIEHTKFTLRRVISRMAIYPYSVAYHRLKPVIDMDEELSFDDMFGDHYPYRFQDQRVEFLYHLLTQSLKVISPSIKYLEIRKTPSPQRREQLLARWSYEVYSLIDSISAEIQHEPDLTDASLQAYIQKFNNQLTAWDADGSLVSLTS, encoded by the coding sequence TTGACCGGGAACCCATTCAAGGTTGGTCTGGTTGTACCGTTATTTTGTCCTACCCATGAATTCAGTGATATGGTGGTTGAATATTTGGGGTTCGGCTATATCGCCTCGTATCTGAGACAGTTCGGTGTAAGTGTGGAGATTATTGAGCCCTTTGTGGAAAGGTTAAGCATCGAAGAGGTTGCTGAGCGAATCTCACACGGCAAGTTCGACTTTCTGGGCTTCACCCTGATGTCCTCGGATTATTTCAGAGGAATGCGCAGCATATTAGATCAGCTATCCGGGGCAGACCTGGAGAATGTACATATTAATGTCGGCGGATATTACGCAACCTTCTTTAGGGATCAGATTCTTCAGCGGGAGGCTAGAGTTCATTCGCTCACCCTCGGGGAAGGGGAACGAACCATCAAGGAGCTTATTGAGCGGTTGAAAGAGAATGCCTCTATAAAGGATGTTGCCGGCTTACTCTACCGGAGAGAGGACGGGATTGTGCTGAGCAGCGGCGACCGCAGGTTAATGTCCGCCGAGGAGCTGAATGAGCTGCCGTTCCCGGCGCGGGATCATATCGATATCATCTTGCAGAGGAAAGGCCGAATACAGGTGAATTCCAGCCGCGGGTGCTTCGGCCAGTGTACGTTCTGCGCGGTGCATTCTTATTATGATCAGCAGCAAGGCATGAAGTGGAGAGGCAGAAGCGCTGAGAATGTCGTGCAAGAGATTGAGCATCTGGTCACAACGTATGGGGTGAAATATATCCACTTCTCCGATGAAGAATTCGTCGGTCCGGGGATTAGAGGCCAGGAGCGGGCCAGGCAGATTGCACAGCTGCTGCTCGATAAGAACCTGCACATTAAATTCAGTTTGTATTGCAGGGCGGACAGTGTTGATCCGGAGACGTTTCAGCTTCTAGCGCAAGCCGGTCTGGAGAGTATATTTCTTGGTGTTGAATTCGGGGTGCAGAGCACCTTGAATGACTACCGGAAGGGGATAACCGTAGATCAGATAAAGAAAGCGCTCTCTATCCTTAATGGTCTAAAGATTCGCATCAACGTCGGTTTTATGATGTTTGAGCCGCTGTCAACGGTTGAGAGCTTCAGGGAAAATATGAAGTTTTGTATCGAGCATACCAAATTCACGCTAAGACGAGTGATCAGTCGGATGGCTATTTATCCGTATTCGGTTGCGTATCACCGCTTAAAGCCGGTCATCGATATGGATGAGGAGCTGTCGTTCGATGATATGTTTGGCGATCACTATCCGTACAGATTTCAGGATCAGCGGGTGGAATTCTTGTATCATCTGCTGACCCAAAGCCTCAAGGTGATTTCACCGTCCATTAAGTATCTGGAAATCCGCAAGACTCCTTCCCCGCAGCGCAGGGAGCAGCTCTTAGCCCGGTGGTCCTATGAGGTCTATTCGCTGATTGACTCCATATCTGCAGAGATTCAACATGAGCCGGATTTAACTGACGCGAGTCTCCAGGCATACATACAGAAATTCAACAACCAATTAACCGCATGGGATGCGGACGGGAGCCTGGTAAGCCTAACCTCGTGA
- a CDS encoding S8 family serine peptidase codes for MNSIKVAIIDSGVNINHPVLADKDIRNLRLYEENGNVQIENDIHDVNGHGTAVAGIITGKCPEVEILSLGILDGKLKCRFALLKQALQYALAAKVHIINLSLGTTMEKYAPELQALCDEAERAGVVIVAAFNNITEVSYPASFTNVFGVKSEYVKNKYGFVYDADSMNVYANGFQQKVCTQDGAFTYAGGNSFASAHFSGILAHLMYTGKHRDKEWIINQLAARSLKLSSIHSDQACNRRLDIEKGLLFPVNAENMERIRVHQKGDPVIVGFYDYRKFDRNSFYISTTEGHCRVKVFTDLEEGLALADTLLIGDVSFMPDELKERMIHELITRAVRMGRNVLLKDALPPDVHAELYRLASEAKVFIKTRYI; via the coding sequence ATGAACAGTATTAAGGTTGCCATCATTGATAGCGGCGTGAATATTAACCATCCGGTCCTTGCTGATAAAGACATCCGTAACCTGCGATTATACGAAGAGAACGGGAATGTGCAGATAGAGAATGATATCCATGATGTCAATGGACATGGCACGGCGGTCGCCGGCATTATCACCGGCAAATGTCCAGAGGTTGAAATCTTAAGTCTCGGCATATTGGATGGGAAACTGAAATGCAGATTTGCTCTGCTGAAGCAAGCCCTTCAGTACGCTCTCGCTGCGAAGGTTCATATTATCAACCTTAGCCTGGGCACAACCATGGAGAAATATGCTCCTGAGCTGCAGGCTCTCTGTGATGAAGCTGAACGGGCCGGAGTCGTGATTGTTGCTGCGTTTAACAATATCACTGAGGTCAGTTATCCTGCCTCTTTCACCAATGTGTTCGGCGTCAAAAGTGAGTATGTGAAGAACAAATATGGCTTTGTATATGATGCCGATTCTATGAATGTGTATGCGAACGGCTTCCAGCAGAAGGTCTGTACCCAAGACGGTGCTTTCACTTATGCGGGAGGCAATAGCTTCGCTTCGGCGCATTTCAGCGGTATTCTGGCACACCTGATGTACACGGGTAAGCACCGAGATAAAGAATGGATCATCAATCAATTAGCTGCCCGGAGCTTGAAGCTGTCATCTATTCATTCCGACCAGGCCTGCAACCGGAGACTGGACATTGAGAAGGGGCTGCTCTTTCCGGTGAACGCAGAGAATATGGAGCGGATCAGAGTCCACCAGAAGGGCGATCCGGTCATTGTAGGGTTCTATGACTACCGAAAATTCGATAGGAATTCTTTTTATATAAGCACAACTGAGGGGCATTGCCGGGTTAAAGTCTTCACCGATCTGGAGGAGGGGCTGGCGCTGGCAGATACTCTATTGATTGGTGACGTCAGTTTTATGCCAGACGAACTTAAAGAGCGGATGATTCATGAATTAATTACCCGGGCGGTACGAATGGGGAGAAATGTTCTGCTTAAGGATGCTCTTCCGCCCGATGTCCATGCTGAGCTGTACCGGTTGGCTTCAGAAGCCAAGGTTTTTATCAAGACCCGTTATATTTAA
- a CDS encoding radical SAM protein — translation MYKIALELTKNCNLRCSYCYQPRFTNTMDIETACRAIDLGIERAKVLPTRKLLISFFGGEPLLQFPQMVSLVEYSKSAADGYDIAYELTTNGTLLQARHIDFFAEHQFFLKVSIDGLPEDHNLNRRNPGNADSYQLVIRNLDLFMDYQRKLKKPIQVSMVISRNNYTHFLANIRHLADLGFRMFDTALNFTDCWSDQELAGLRAEYEQVVDLYFERIQNKRGFIWTFIDNGLMPQIKPRKNYYCGAGISSMYVNTEGELYPCYACFKDEVRIGSTAEGINEARANRFKHYQRELTGDCIDCSIQAYCPACDCLMMNMEQTNDFYTVPKMFCEHAKMRYELTNKLHHNPEWKRMLEMMSVPKGV, via the coding sequence ATGTACAAAATAGCGCTGGAATTAACTAAGAATTGTAATTTGCGCTGCAGTTATTGTTATCAGCCCCGCTTCACCAACACCATGGATATAGAGACGGCCTGCAGGGCGATAGATCTGGGGATAGAGAGAGCGAAGGTACTGCCCACCAGGAAGCTGCTGATCAGCTTTTTTGGCGGGGAACCATTATTGCAATTTCCGCAAATGGTCTCGCTGGTTGAGTATTCCAAGTCAGCTGCAGACGGATATGATATCGCTTATGAATTGACTACGAACGGTACGTTGTTGCAGGCTAGGCATATTGATTTTTTTGCAGAGCATCAGTTTTTCTTGAAGGTAAGTATTGACGGGCTCCCAGAGGATCATAATCTCAACAGGCGGAATCCAGGCAATGCGGACAGTTACCAGCTGGTCATCCGGAATCTCGACTTGTTCATGGACTACCAGAGGAAGCTAAAAAAGCCGATTCAGGTAAGCATGGTCATCAGCCGGAATAACTATACTCATTTTCTGGCGAATATCCGGCACCTCGCGGACTTAGGGTTCCGTATGTTTGATACGGCGCTGAATTTCACTGATTGCTGGAGTGATCAGGAGTTGGCCGGCTTGAGAGCCGAATATGAACAAGTTGTCGATCTCTACTTTGAACGCATTCAGAACAAGAGGGGCTTCATCTGGACCTTCATTGATAATGGACTGATGCCGCAGATTAAGCCAAGGAAGAACTATTACTGCGGTGCAGGCATCAGCAGCATGTATGTGAATACAGAAGGGGAGCTGTATCCGTGTTACGCCTGCTTCAAGGATGAGGTGAGAATCGGGTCAACCGCAGAGGGCATCAATGAGGCCCGGGCCAACCGGTTCAAGCACTACCAGCGGGAGCTGACCGGGGATTGTATCGATTGCAGCATCCAGGCCTATTGCCCGGCATGTGATTGCCTGATGATGAACATGGAGCAGACCAATGACTTCTATACCGTGCCTAAAATGTTCTGTGAGCATGCCAAAATGCGCTATGAGCTGACGAATAAGCTGCATCATAATCCGGAATGGAAGCGGATGTTAGAGATGATGAGCGTTCCGAAAGGAGTATAG